A single genomic interval of Streptomyces graminofaciens harbors:
- a CDS encoding SDR family NAD(P)-dependent oxidoreductase gives MNRDLPVTDRRRRFSGKTCLVTGGSRGLGLAAAQAFAREGARVVVIARDTDQLKTAAELIGDGTVTVAADLSTVDGIRAAISEVAAQVDRVDAAYINAGHAGMKRIDDMDEATWDRVFDTNVKGAFFLMQALRPLLAPGGAVVFCGSAAGRRASAGTAAYGASKAALEHLTRILAAEVVADGIRVNIVIPAGMNTDIASRTTGLAPGGADAFRERIRLSTPMLREGEPDELADAVLFLASAEAGYITGSALLVDGGLTSFIRPPVR, from the coding sequence ATGAACCGCGACCTGCCCGTCACAGACCGGCGCCGGCGCTTCTCCGGCAAGACCTGCCTCGTCACCGGCGGCAGCCGGGGCCTGGGGCTTGCAGCGGCACAGGCCTTCGCGCGTGAGGGCGCGCGCGTGGTGGTCATCGCCCGCGACACCGACCAGCTGAAGACCGCAGCTGAGCTGATCGGCGACGGCACGGTCACCGTCGCGGCCGACCTCTCCACCGTCGACGGCATCAGGGCCGCGATCAGCGAGGTCGCCGCACAAGTCGACCGTGTGGACGCCGCGTACATCAACGCGGGACACGCGGGCATGAAGCGCATCGACGACATGGACGAGGCCACCTGGGACCGGGTGTTCGATACCAACGTCAAGGGCGCGTTCTTCCTCATGCAAGCTCTCCGGCCCCTGCTCGCACCTGGCGGGGCCGTCGTCTTCTGCGGCTCGGCGGCCGGCCGCAGGGCCAGCGCGGGAACCGCCGCGTACGGAGCCAGCAAGGCCGCCCTGGAGCACCTGACGCGGATTCTCGCCGCCGAGGTCGTCGCCGACGGTATCCGCGTCAACATCGTCATCCCGGCGGGCATGAACACCGACATCGCCTCTCGCACGACGGGCCTGGCGCCCGGGGGAGCGGACGCCTTCCGGGAGAGGATCAGGCTCAGCACGCCCATGCTTCGCGAGGGCGAACCGGACGAACTTGCCGACGCTGTGCTCTTCCTCGCGTCGGCCGAGGCCGGATACATCACCGGTTCGGCCCTCCTGGTGGACGGCGGCCTCACCAGCTTCATCCGTCCTCCGGTCAGATGA